In one Lysobacter alkalisoli genomic region, the following are encoded:
- a CDS encoding acyl carrier protein, protein MNAIRLSTDEALQMLADAFAEPVPLAPDMPRDDVGGWDSMGSLMLMAELDERFGLQLTANESRSMRHVRDVLDYLRANGVLDG, encoded by the coding sequence ATGAACGCGATCCGCCTGTCGACCGACGAAGCCCTGCAGATGCTGGCCGATGCCTTCGCGGAGCCCGTCCCACTGGCGCCGGACATGCCGCGCGACGACGTGGGTGGCTGGGATTCGATGGGTTCCCTGATGCTGATGGCCGAGCTGGACGAACGCTTCGGCCTGCAGCTGACGGCCAACGAGTCGCGCTCGATGCGCCATGTCCGTGATGTGCTGGATTACCTGCGTGCCAACGGTGTGCTGGATGGATAG
- a CDS encoding GNAT family N-acetyltransferase, which translates to MDLQLAPGLEGAGGGAWMNQAMFRQAPVTLAVGANAQSIGLVRRLFAPLPPRSYCVLPLDAGMFLRRRGFPMQASAVAGMAVNAGWKLRNSVFAPRAPVGIQVEEAASVDSGWLEPLHAALPDRMACVVPSAEQLQWRLFGNPRARYRLYLAHQDDRCIGYLAARRTQSGSNAGDALHIIDWKLAAGSETAALTALLRHVVNAAQRQGCSKVYTTALAPRSATVFKSQGFLRGRADARLLMGLLATLPLPGMEQASAWHLTDLSFDSDGYF; encoded by the coding sequence ATGGACCTGCAATTGGCGCCCGGTCTGGAAGGAGCTGGCGGTGGGGCATGGATGAACCAGGCAATGTTCCGCCAGGCCCCCGTCACTCTCGCGGTGGGGGCCAATGCGCAGTCGATCGGACTGGTCAGGCGGCTGTTCGCGCCACTGCCGCCCCGGAGCTACTGTGTCCTGCCGCTGGATGCAGGCATGTTCCTGCGCCGGCGCGGTTTCCCGATGCAGGCGTCGGCGGTGGCAGGCATGGCGGTGAATGCCGGCTGGAAGCTGCGCAACAGCGTGTTCGCCCCGCGTGCGCCGGTCGGCATCCAGGTGGAGGAGGCGGCTTCGGTCGATTCCGGTTGGCTTGAGCCCTTGCATGCCGCGCTGCCCGATCGCATGGCCTGCGTCGTGCCATCGGCAGAGCAATTGCAGTGGCGGCTGTTCGGGAACCCGCGCGCACGCTACCGGCTGTACCTGGCACACCAGGACGACAGGTGCATCGGCTATCTTGCGGCGCGGCGCACGCAAAGCGGCAGCAACGCGGGCGATGCACTGCACATCATCGACTGGAAACTGGCTGCGGGTTCCGAGACGGCCGCGCTGACCGCCTTGCTTCGACATGTGGTCAACGCGGCGCAGCGGCAGGGTTGCAGCAAGGTCTATACCACCGCACTCGCACCACGTTCCGCCACGGTGTTCAAGAGCCAGGGCTTCCTGCGCGGGAGGGCGGATGCGCGTCTTCTGATGGGGCTGCTCGCAACATTGCCCTTGCCGGGCATGGAACAGGCCAGTGCCTGGCACCTCACCGACCTGAGCTTCGACAGCGATGGATACTTCTGA
- the acnB gene encoding bifunctional aconitate hydratase 2/2-methylisocitrate dehydratase, with translation MLEAYRHHADERAALGIPPLPLTAEQTAELIELLKNPPTGEGAASESEFLLDLLVNRVPAGVDDAAKVKASYLAAVAHGSEQNALISRARATELLGTMLGGYNILPLVELLDDAELGAIAAEALKKTLLVFDAFHDVKEKADKGNANAKAVLQSWADAEWFTSRPEVPESLTITVFKVPGETNTDDLSPAPDATTRPDIPMHALAMLKNRRDGAPFEPEEDGKRGPIQAIADLKAKGHLVAYVGDVVGTGSSRKSATNSVLWWTGEDIPFVPNKRFGGVCLGSKIAPIFYNTMEDAGALPIELDVSKMEMGDVIELRPYEGKALKDGEVIAEFALKSEVLLDEVRAGGRIPLIVGRGLTARAREALGLEPSTLFRLPVNPEDSGKGFTLAQKMVGRACGLPEGQGIRPGTYCEPRMTSVGSQDTTGPMTRDELKDLACLGFSADLVMQSFCHTAAYPKPVDVKTHHTLPEFISNRGGISLRPGDGIIHSWLNRMLLPDTVGTGGDSHTRFPIGISFPAGSGLVAFAAATGVMPLDMPESVLVRFKGKLQPGVTLRDLVHAIPLYAIRQGLLTVEKQGKKNIFSGRILEIEGLPDLKIEQAFELADASAERSAAGCTVKLDKAPIIEYLNSNIALLKWMIAEGYKDARSLQRRIEKMEAWLADPQLLEPDADAEYAATIEIDLDQIVEPIVCCPNDPDDAKTLSDVAGDKIDEVFIGSCMTNIGHFRAAAKLLEGKRDIPTRLWVAPPTKMDAAELTKEGHYGTFGAAGARMEMPGCSLCMGNQAQVREGATVMSTSTRNFPNRLGRGANVYLGSAELAAICSRLGRIPTREEYLADIGVINDKGDEIYRYMNFDQIEEYRDVADTVGA, from the coding sequence ATGCTGGAAGCCTACCGCCACCACGCCGACGAACGCGCCGCCCTCGGCATTCCCCCGCTGCCGCTGACCGCGGAGCAGACTGCCGAGCTCATCGAGCTTCTCAAGAACCCGCCGACCGGTGAGGGCGCGGCTTCCGAAAGCGAGTTCCTGCTCGATCTGCTGGTCAACCGCGTCCCGGCCGGCGTCGACGATGCGGCCAAGGTCAAGGCCTCCTACCTGGCCGCGGTCGCCCATGGCAGCGAGCAGAACGCGCTGATCAGCCGCGCACGTGCGACCGAACTGCTCGGCACCATGCTGGGCGGCTACAACATCCTCCCGCTGGTCGAACTGCTTGATGACGCCGAGCTCGGCGCGATCGCCGCCGAGGCGTTGAAGAAGACCCTGCTGGTGTTCGACGCATTCCACGACGTGAAGGAGAAGGCGGACAAGGGCAATGCGAACGCGAAGGCCGTGCTGCAGAGCTGGGCCGACGCGGAGTGGTTCACCAGCCGTCCCGAAGTGCCGGAGAGCCTGACCATCACCGTGTTCAAGGTGCCGGGCGAGACCAACACCGACGACCTGTCGCCGGCCCCGGACGCGACCACCCGCCCCGACATCCCGATGCACGCGCTGGCGATGCTGAAGAACAGGCGCGACGGCGCTCCGTTCGAGCCGGAGGAGGACGGCAAGCGTGGCCCGATCCAGGCCATCGCCGACCTCAAGGCCAAGGGCCACCTGGTCGCCTACGTCGGCGACGTGGTCGGTACCGGTTCGAGCCGCAAGTCGGCGACCAACTCGGTGCTGTGGTGGACCGGGGAGGACATCCCGTTCGTCCCGAACAAGCGCTTCGGCGGTGTTTGCCTGGGCAGCAAGATCGCGCCGATCTTCTACAACACCATGGAAGACGCCGGCGCGTTGCCGATCGAACTCGACGTGTCGAAGATGGAAATGGGCGACGTCATCGAGCTGCGCCCGTACGAGGGCAAGGCGCTGAAGGACGGCGAGGTGATCGCCGAGTTCGCGCTCAAGTCCGAAGTGCTGCTGGACGAGGTCCGCGCCGGCGGCCGTATCCCGCTGATCGTCGGCCGCGGCCTGACCGCCAGGGCGCGCGAGGCGCTGGGGCTGGAGCCATCGACCCTGTTCCGCCTGCCGGTCAACCCGGAAGACAGCGGCAAGGGCTTCACCCTGGCGCAGAAGATGGTCGGCCGCGCCTGTGGACTTCCGGAGGGGCAGGGCATCCGCCCGGGCACCTACTGCGAGCCGCGCATGACCTCAGTCGGTTCGCAGGACACCACCGGCCCGATGACCCGCGACGAGCTCAAGGACCTGGCCTGCCTCGGCTTCTCTGCCGACCTTGTCATGCAGTCGTTCTGCCACACCGCGGCCTACCCCAAGCCGGTCGACGTCAAGACCCACCACACCCTGCCGGAGTTCATCTCCAACCGCGGCGGCATCTCGCTGCGTCCGGGCGACGGCATCATCCACAGCTGGCTCAACCGCATGCTGCTGCCCGACACCGTCGGCACCGGCGGCGACAGTCATACCCGCTTCCCGATCGGCATCTCGTTCCCGGCCGGTTCGGGCCTGGTCGCGTTCGCCGCCGCTACTGGCGTGATGCCGCTGGACATGCCTGAGTCGGTGCTGGTGCGTTTCAAGGGCAAGTTGCAACCGGGCGTCACCCTGCGTGACCTGGTGCATGCGATCCCGCTGTACGCGATCAGGCAGGGCTTGCTGACGGTCGAGAAGCAGGGCAAGAAGAACATCTTCTCCGGTCGCATTCTCGAGATCGAGGGCCTGCCGGATCTCAAGATCGAGCAGGCTTTCGAGCTGGCCGATGCCTCGGCCGAGCGCTCGGCCGCCGGTTGCACGGTCAAGCTCGACAAGGCCCCGATCATCGAATACCTCAACAGCAACATCGCGCTGTTGAAGTGGATGATCGCCGAGGGCTACAAGGACGCCCGCTCGCTGCAGCGCCGGATCGAGAAGATGGAAGCCTGGCTGGCCGACCCACAGTTGCTGGAGCCGGACGCCGACGCCGAGTACGCCGCGACCATCGAGATCGACCTCGACCAGATCGTCGAGCCGATCGTGTGCTGCCCGAACGACCCGGACGACGCCAAGACCCTGTCCGATGTCGCCGGAGACAAGATCGACGAGGTCTTCATCGGCTCGTGCATGACCAACATCGGTCACTTCCGTGCTGCGGCCAAACTGCTGGAAGGCAAGCGCGACATCCCGACCCGCCTGTGGGTCGCGCCGCCGACCAAGATGGACGCGGCCGAACTGACCAAGGAAGGCCACTACGGCACCTTCGGCGCAGCCGGTGCGCGCATGGAGATGCCGGGCTGTTCGCTGTGCATGGGCAACCAGGCCCAGGTTCGCGAGGGCGCCACGGTGATGTCCACCAGCACCCGCAACTTCCCCAATCGCCTCGGCCGAGGTGCCAACGTCTATCTCGGTTCGGCCGAGCTGGCCGCGATCTGCTCGCGTCTTGGCCGCATTCCGACCCGTGAGGAGTACCTGGCCGACATCGGCGTGATCAACGACAAGGGTGACGAGATCTACCGCTACATGAACTTCGACCAGATCGAGGAGTACAGGGACGTGGCCGACACCGTCGGCGCCTGA
- a CDS encoding type II toxin-antitoxin system VapC family toxin yields the protein MIAIDTSVLIDLLGDDEAMADAAEGCVREALARGPVVLCDVVVSEITAGLGHGADIMDVVEEMGMSFLPVERRSAIRAGEMQRRYNERRRKRGLAVASPRTVPDFIVGAHAMLQCSALITRDSGFFRDYFKGLKVIVPAVS from the coding sequence ATGATCGCCATCGACACTTCGGTGCTCATCGACCTGCTGGGCGACGACGAGGCCATGGCCGACGCCGCCGAGGGCTGCGTGCGCGAGGCTCTGGCCCGCGGTCCCGTGGTGCTCTGCGACGTGGTCGTCAGCGAGATCACCGCCGGCCTGGGCCACGGTGCCGACATCATGGACGTGGTCGAGGAAATGGGCATGAGTTTTCTGCCGGTGGAGCGTCGTTCCGCGATCCGTGCCGGCGAGATGCAGCGGCGCTACAACGAGCGTCGTCGCAAGCGCGGCCTGGCGGTCGCGTCGCCGCGCACGGTGCCTGACTTCATCGTCGGCGCGCACGCGATGCTCCAATGCAGCGCCCTGATCACCCGCGACTCCGGCTTTTTCCGCGATTACTTCAAGGGACTGAAGGTGATCGTGCCTGCCGTTTCCTGA
- a CDS encoding 3-oxoacyl-ACP synthase III family protein, with protein sequence MAQIRIEGFHVAGVSTCLPELRIDNLGEADRFGGDEVRKVVSMAGVRYRHVVEPGVTASDLCLHAAERLLSELGWAPESVTGLIFVTQSPDYFLPSTACLLHERLMLPDDCVAFDVGMGCSGYPYGLYIAAAMLKAGGHRRILMLHGETPSRFADPDDHATRLLFGDAGSATALETSDAGEASFCLHTDGGGYEGLIIRGGGFRDRTPHDARHLHLEMDGAAIFNFTIKRVPPLIREALDFAGRQADEIDQYVFHQSNRFIVKHLARKCGLPEERVPMTIEDCANCGGPSVAVTLTRHAPRKAAARTVMLVGYGVGLSWGSAVLTLPADIVLLHGHYPALEAAA encoded by the coding sequence TTGGCGCAGATACGTATCGAAGGATTCCACGTGGCCGGGGTGAGTACCTGCCTGCCGGAGCTTCGCATCGACAACCTTGGCGAAGCCGACCGTTTCGGTGGCGATGAAGTTCGAAAGGTGGTTTCGATGGCGGGCGTGCGATACCGCCACGTGGTCGAGCCGGGTGTGACCGCATCGGACCTGTGCCTGCATGCCGCCGAAAGGCTGCTGTCGGAACTGGGATGGGCGCCGGAGAGCGTGACCGGACTGATTTTCGTCACGCAATCGCCCGATTACTTCCTGCCGTCCACGGCCTGCCTGCTGCATGAACGCTTGATGCTGCCGGACGACTGCGTGGCCTTCGACGTGGGCATGGGATGTTCCGGCTACCCCTATGGCCTGTACATCGCCGCCGCGATGCTGAAGGCCGGCGGGCATCGCCGCATCCTGATGCTGCATGGAGAGACGCCAAGCCGATTCGCCGATCCGGACGACCATGCCACCCGCCTGCTGTTCGGCGACGCCGGCTCCGCGACCGCGCTGGAAACCAGCGACGCGGGCGAAGCCAGCTTCTGCCTGCATACCGATGGCGGAGGATACGAAGGATTGATCATCCGCGGCGGCGGCTTCCGCGACCGGACGCCACACGATGCGCGCCACCTGCATCTGGAGATGGACGGAGCGGCGATCTTCAACTTCACGATCAAGCGCGTGCCGCCACTGATCCGGGAAGCGCTGGACTTTGCCGGTCGGCAGGCCGACGAAATCGACCAGTACGTTTTCCACCAGTCCAACCGTTTCATCGTGAAACACCTGGCCAGGAAATGCGGCCTGCCCGAGGAGCGGGTGCCAATGACCATCGAGGACTGCGCGAACTGCGGCGGCCCTTCGGTGGCGGTCACGCTGACGCGGCATGCGCCGCGCAAGGCCGCGGCACGCACGGTGATGCTGGTGGGTTACGGCGTGGGGCTGTCGTGGGGGAGTGCCGTGCTGACACTGCCCGCCGACATCGTCCTGCTTCACGGACATTACCCGGCGCTGGAGGCGGCGGCATGA